A single region of the Lusitaniella coriacea LEGE 07157 genome encodes:
- a CDS encoding NACHT domain-containing protein: MASRSFQAHQQAIRKVKQALARDTLQQKILEKLTGLSPQIISRFLTGKPIDREALESIYSALGLALEENDGLIENGEPDLDRELSVLIEQVRQHCCRKIKRRHSQVTLLNQQQVEVSQLCVDLCTVERLSRETCISPANLLQDFKPQQDFERFGLGEPQQRLSGLQAIARSPKSIVIGKPGSGKSTFLKHLAIACCNGQLHSDYIPILLELKELTPLVTRRNALLKEYIHLELGLIDPLQTENILNSGKVLLLFDGLDEMPETARRNVQYQIRNFSQQYYKNSIVLTCRTQATEYTFPNFEYVEVVNLSSAQVEQFAKNWFCALTEKPHHGNILAKQFIGKLRFRENQQIAKLAVTPILLSFACWVFQTFKYLPSCHFDFYEQSIKLLLDPKDIDSSLDPQLFHELLNYIATKSFEREELFFEEKTLQKDITDYLNRRYPSDLNAQDKPEYKAILEILEEQYGLLLERAPGIYSFAHLTLHEYFLTKAILDRFSPQFSDRSFSSLMQKSWQDIFFLAAERMNNPDDLLLQIKQKTDTIIATNQKLQIFMAWVTQKASLVQVSYKQAAVRAFYFSLAVDRILEPKLARSLDFSHAVDRALKSSLHDRSLACHLDENLNRVFKYNSIRKLDYEFLLDLILDCLLVTFAYDLGLFLTFVDNLHIQLEHELKQSLKRFKSQLPDAEGDKSTYQKWWKSNSEIWTQNLRLTIIAYRNIGYDWQFKTQEKELLKQYYDANKLLVECLKRISRVSGDVRQEIESTLLLPIAEIEKRRKNNYQKVS, translated from the coding sequence ATGGCAAGTCGCTCATTCCAAGCACATCAACAGGCTATTCGCAAAGTTAAACAAGCCCTTGCGCGCGATACCTTGCAGCAGAAAATTCTCGAAAAACTCACCGGATTAAGCCCTCAAATTATCTCTCGCTTTTTGACCGGAAAACCCATCGATCGCGAAGCTTTAGAAAGTATTTATTCTGCCCTAGGACTCGCTTTAGAGGAAAATGACGGTCTGATCGAAAACGGCGAACCCGACCTCGATCGCGAGCTATCTGTTTTAATCGAACAAGTTCGCCAACACTGTTGCCGTAAAATCAAACGCCGCCATAGTCAAGTAACCCTGCTCAATCAGCAACAGGTTGAGGTCAGCCAATTGTGCGTCGATCTTTGCACCGTCGAACGACTCTCTAGGGAAACCTGTATCTCTCCGGCTAATTTGCTCCAAGACTTCAAGCCGCAACAGGATTTTGAACGATTTGGTTTAGGAGAACCCCAACAGCGCTTGTCGGGATTGCAAGCGATCGCGCGATCGCCCAAATCCATCGTTATCGGCAAACCCGGTTCGGGAAAAAGTACCTTTCTCAAACATCTCGCGATCGCCTGCTGCAACGGTCAACTGCACTCCGACTACATTCCCATCCTACTCGAACTCAAAGAATTAACGCCTCTGGTCACTCGGCGTAACGCCCTACTCAAAGAATACATTCACCTCGAATTGGGTCTAATCGATCCCCTTCAAACCGAGAATATTTTAAACTCCGGTAAAGTGCTTCTGTTATTCGACGGTTTAGACGAAATGCCCGAAACCGCGCGACGTAACGTTCAGTACCAAATTCGCAACTTCTCCCAGCAATACTACAAAAACTCAATCGTTCTCACCTGTCGAACGCAAGCAACAGAATACACCTTTCCCAACTTTGAATACGTCGAAGTCGTTAACCTCAGTTCAGCACAAGTCGAGCAATTTGCAAAAAATTGGTTCTGCGCTCTCACAGAAAAACCCCATCATGGGAATATCCTTGCAAAGCAATTTATCGGCAAATTGAGATTTCGCGAAAATCAGCAAATTGCCAAACTTGCTGTCACTCCCATTCTGCTAAGTTTTGCCTGTTGGGTATTCCAGACCTTCAAATATTTGCCCTCTTGCCACTTCGATTTTTACGAGCAGAGCATTAAATTGCTACTCGACCCCAAAGACATAGATTCTTCCCTCGATCCTCAATTATTCCACGAGCTTTTAAACTACATTGCCACTAAAAGTTTTGAGAGAGAAGAACTATTTTTTGAAGAAAAAACCCTTCAGAAAGATATAACCGATTACCTCAATCGACGATATCCTTCCGATCTCAACGCTCAAGATAAACCAGAATATAAAGCCATTCTAGAAATCCTAGAAGAACAGTATGGTTTGCTTTTGGAGAGAGCGCCGGGGATTTATTCTTTTGCACATTTAACGCTACACGAATATTTTTTAACAAAAGCAATTCTCGATCGCTTCTCTCCCCAATTCTCAGATCGTTCCTTTAGTTCGTTAATGCAGAAAAGTTGGCAAGACATCTTTTTTCTTGCAGCCGAACGCATGAATAATCCCGACGATCTTTTACTACAAATAAAGCAAAAAACAGATACAATTATTGCCACCAATCAGAAGCTACAAATTTTTATGGCTTGGGTGACTCAAAAAGCAAGTTTAGTGCAAGTTTCTTACAAACAAGCCGCCGTTCGCGCTTTTTATTTTTCCTTAGCCGTCGATCGCATTTTAGAACCCAAACTCGCTCGTTCTCTAGACTTTTCTCATGCAGTCGATCGCGCCTTAAAATCTTCCCTTCACGATCGCTCTCTGGCTTGCCACCTGGATGAAAATTTGAACCGAGTATTCAAATATAATTCCATTCGGAAACTAGATTATGAATTTCTCTTGGATCTAATCCTCGACTGTTTGTTAGTCACTTTCGCCTACGATTTGGGTTTATTTTTGACCTTTGTGGATAACTTACACATTCAACTCGAACACGAACTCAAACAATCCTTAAAGCGATTTAAATCGCAACTTCCCGATGCAGAAGGGGATAAATCGACTTATCAAAAATGGTGGAAATCCAACAGCGAAATTTGGACGCAAAACTTGCGACTCACTATCATTGCCTATCGAAATATTGGTTACGATTGGCAGTTTAAAACCCAAGAAAAGGAATTACTCAAACAATATTACGATGCGAATAAATTATTGGTTGAGTGTCTGAAACGCATTTCTAGAGTGAGCGGCGACGTTCGACAAGAAATCGAATCAACGCTCCTATTGCCTATTGCAGAAATTGAGAAACGCCGTAAAAATAATTATCAAAAAGTGTCTTGA
- a CDS encoding PGAP1-like alpha/beta domain-containing protein: MSKPTRSPLPIILVRGFGGLDVAQERKDTYQRFNIGTVYPHKKGDNYIYEGMLLRFVKSKWRYQDAVNVIKYDDISDKGDTLKDYQAFIPYDQIKRSSYPGVLEKFERLKDEGFFCYDCVMLDPSMALYLLESSEDPWQTLWVFRYYDLGNRDFNRYGQSLVRTINIIRELTAKSEADGTLIKPKVNIIAHSMGGLVVRNALQNAYPELGEKAANYINKIVTLGTPHRGIAFQILENWISLRGSKSPEQELERFNQKRQKNPDNPEAFVNFQKYFPLDRLLAVVGTNYHTYKPFASTLNRIFSSAGEFGPNYNRSDGLVKQSSAHIPGAPRTFVHKCHGGEDSLISSRESYEIATRFFFGDVGVRLLFMEGKAILGMDLFAKSEFFIGVSIKPRGVDFELFHQSKEAENCYGPFRKSDPGDTQKNVNFSETMDEIAFPWIEVDERDRKLMWEGHLNTALIVGNAQDNTAEKDMVFRLEFYVSERDLLGLGFSDNVIFSKQYYVRALLNKNPLELELYTNQRKMTGGMPMEYDNGGWNFEIKGTGFRGTFRIELQRIPLEG, translated from the coding sequence ATGTCTAAACCCACTCGTTCCCCTCTACCCATTATTCTCGTTCGCGGTTTTGGCGGACTCGATGTTGCCCAAGAAAGAAAAGATACCTATCAACGCTTTAATATCGGAACCGTCTATCCCCATAAAAAAGGAGATAACTATATTTATGAAGGAATGCTCTTGCGGTTTGTAAAATCAAAATGGCGCTATCAAGATGCTGTTAATGTTATTAAATACGATGACATCAGCGATAAAGGTGACACCCTCAAAGACTATCAAGCCTTTATTCCCTACGACCAAATCAAACGCTCTTCTTATCCGGGAGTGTTGGAGAAGTTTGAGCGTTTAAAAGATGAAGGATTCTTCTGTTACGATTGCGTCATGCTCGACCCCAGTATGGCACTTTACCTCCTAGAATCGAGCGAAGATCCTTGGCAAACTTTATGGGTTTTTCGCTACTACGATTTGGGAAACCGCGACTTTAATCGCTACGGTCAATCCCTCGTTCGTACTATTAATATCATCCGAGAATTAACCGCAAAATCCGAAGCAGATGGAACATTAATTAAGCCAAAAGTCAATATCATTGCCCATTCGATGGGAGGACTTGTCGTTCGTAACGCTTTGCAAAATGCTTATCCAGAACTCGGCGAAAAAGCAGCAAACTATATTAATAAAATTGTCACTCTTGGCACGCCTCATCGAGGGATCGCCTTTCAAATTTTAGAGAATTGGATTAGTTTAAGAGGGTCGAAAAGTCCAGAACAAGAACTCGAACGTTTCAATCAAAAACGGCAAAAAAATCCCGATAATCCTGAAGCATTTGTTAATTTTCAGAAATATTTTCCCCTCGATCGTTTGCTCGCCGTGGTCGGTACGAATTATCATACCTATAAGCCCTTTGCCTCTACCTTAAATCGCATCTTTTCTTCGGCAGGGGAATTTGGTCCTAACTACAATCGCAGTGATGGTTTAGTCAAACAATCTTCCGCACACATCCCAGGCGCGCCGCGCACGTTCGTACACAAGTGTCATGGCGGAGAAGATTCGCTCATTTCATCGCGAGAATCCTATGAAATTGCAACGCGATTCTTTTTTGGCGACGTTGGAGTGCGCTTGCTTTTTATGGAAGGAAAAGCCATTTTGGGAATGGATCTCTTCGCGAAAAGCGAGTTTTTTATCGGCGTTTCGATTAAGCCGCGCGGGGTTGATTTTGAGCTATTTCATCAAAGTAAAGAAGCAGAAAATTGCTACGGACCTTTCCGTAAAAGCGATCCGGGGGATACTCAGAAAAATGTCAACTTTAGCGAAACAATGGATGAGATTGCATTTCCTTGGATTGAAGTTGATGAACGCGATCGCAAATTAATGTGGGAAGGTCATTTAAACACGGCATTAATTGTGGGAAATGCTCAAGATAATACAGCAGAAAAAGATATGGTCTTTCGCCTTGAGTTCTACGTGAGCGAACGAGATTTATTGGGGTTAGGGTTTTCTGATAATGTAATTTTTTCCAAGCAGTATTACGTTCGCGCCTTATTGAATAAGAATCCCCTGGAATTGGAACTGTATACCAATCAACGAAAGATGACGGGCGGTATGCCAATGGAATACGATAATGGCGGCTGGAATTTTGAGATTAAAGGAACGGGATTTCGCGGAACCTTCCGCATCGAACTCCAAAGAATTCCCCTCGAAGGTTAG
- a CDS encoding DUF2256 domain-containing protein translates to MARQRKKSDLPQKICPVCHRPFTWRKKWADCWDGVKYCSERCRRRKSDANC, encoded by the coding sequence ATGGCACGCCAGCGCAAAAAGTCCGATCTCCCTCAAAAAATTTGTCCCGTATGCCATCGTCCCTTTACCTGGCGCAAGAAATGGGCGGATTGTTGGGATGGGGTAAAGTATTGCTCGGAACGGTGTCGCCGACGCAAATCCGATGCCAATTGCTAA
- a CDS encoding c-type cytochrome encodes MDNQLVQSNVCIKQVLLTVVTVICIVLAIFLGINLYQRSDPFVSSVFSLEGDATRGREIFQINCAACHGIAGNGKVGPSLQRVAKRKSSMGLIHQVVGGKTPPMPKFQANPQEMADLLKYLEQL; translated from the coding sequence GTGGATAACCAGCTTGTCCAATCAAATGTCTGTATTAAGCAAGTCCTTTTAACCGTCGTGACAGTCATCTGCATCGTTCTGGCAATCTTCTTGGGGATTAATCTCTATCAACGGTCAGACCCTTTTGTTAGCAGTGTTTTCTCCTTAGAAGGCGATGCGACAAGGGGACGGGAAATTTTCCAGATCAATTGTGCCGCTTGTCATGGGATTGCGGGAAATGGGAAGGTGGGACCGAGTTTGCAGCGAGTTGCTAAACGGAAGTCGTCAATGGGTTTGATTCATCAAGTGGTTGGGGGAAAAACGCCACCTATGCCTAAATTCCAAGCTAATCCTCAAGAAATGGCGGATTTGTTGAAGTATTTAGAGCAATTGTAA
- a CDS encoding adenylate/guanylate cyclase domain-containing protein: MNRLAILCVDDEQHILDSLKIELERVLDRTYAIAIELAQGGEEALEVLEELEEDEYEVALVISDYVMPGMKGDELLKRIHAISPKTLKIMLTGQATVEAVGSAVNEAKLYRYISKPWQSEDLSLTVSEALHRYLQEQKLAERHLQLQEVNQALEVANRKQIQLIAQLRDNEHRLQQFLDGVPVGTIVLDNRGMLYALNAKAKELMGKDRVPDVTVTQFPGLYQLYRVNSEELYPSENLPSYRALQGESTRINDLEIRQEDRRIPIEVWGTPIYDTQGNIIYAIAAFQDITERQRAEAERQRLTQELLELNQANERFVPKQFLQLLDKKSIVEVEVGESVQQEMSILFANICHFSTLSENMTLDETFKFINSYLTQMEPAILEHQGFIDKYIGDTIMALFSHSADDAVRAGVDMLQRLAQYNTTRQRRDRLPIQIGIGINTGNLMLGTVGGRSRMDSTVISDAVNLASRMEGLTKTYGVSLLISHETFLRLSDPFEYDFRLVDRVAVKGKSNRVSVFEVFNADPPELRAGKLATKTQFEQALVNYYLQDWTAAAEGFSACLQHNPRDRAAKIYLQRTQKPQSPSPQNESERPWMYPQWQPVIVN, from the coding sequence ATGAACCGACTTGCCATTCTCTGTGTCGATGACGAACAACATATCCTGGACAGCTTAAAAATAGAGCTGGAACGGGTGTTGGATCGCACATACGCGATTGCCATTGAATTGGCGCAGGGGGGGGAAGAAGCGCTGGAGGTTTTAGAGGAGTTAGAAGAGGACGAGTACGAAGTCGCATTGGTCATCTCCGATTACGTTATGCCAGGAATGAAGGGAGATGAATTGCTGAAGCGCATCCATGCTATTTCGCCAAAAACCCTCAAAATCATGCTGACCGGACAAGCAACGGTCGAAGCGGTGGGAAGTGCGGTGAATGAGGCGAAGTTATACCGCTATATTTCTAAACCCTGGCAATCGGAAGATTTGAGCTTGACGGTTAGCGAGGCGCTACACCGCTATCTTCAAGAGCAAAAGCTGGCAGAACGCCATCTCCAATTGCAAGAGGTGAATCAAGCGCTGGAGGTGGCGAACCGCAAACAAATCCAACTCATCGCTCAACTTCGAGATAACGAGCATCGCTTGCAACAATTTCTCGATGGGGTTCCTGTGGGAACGATCGTTCTCGACAATCGGGGAATGCTGTATGCGCTCAATGCTAAAGCGAAAGAATTAATGGGAAAAGACCGAGTTCCAGATGTCACCGTAACGCAGTTTCCTGGTCTTTATCAGCTTTATCGAGTGAATAGCGAGGAGTTGTATCCTTCGGAGAATTTGCCCAGTTACAGGGCTTTGCAGGGAGAAAGCACTCGGATTAACGATCTTGAGATTCGCCAGGAGGATCGGCGCATTCCGATTGAGGTGTGGGGAACGCCAATTTATGACACTCAGGGAAATATTATTTACGCGATCGCGGCATTTCAAGATATTACCGAACGCCAACGTGCCGAAGCAGAACGCCAACGCCTCACCCAAGAACTCCTAGAACTCAATCAAGCCAACGAACGCTTCGTTCCCAAGCAATTTCTGCAACTGCTCGATAAAAAAAGCATCGTTGAGGTGGAAGTGGGGGAATCGGTTCAGCAGGAGATGTCTATTTTGTTCGCCAACATCTGTCATTTCTCCACCTTGTCTGAAAATATGACCCTGGATGAAACCTTCAAATTCATCAACAGCTATCTGACTCAAATGGAACCCGCGATTCTCGAACACCAGGGTTTTATTGATAAATATATTGGCGATACGATTATGGCACTCTTTAGTCACAGTGCTGACGATGCGGTTCGAGCGGGTGTTGATATGCTGCAACGGCTCGCCCAATACAATACCACCCGCCAACGGCGCGATCGCCTGCCGATTCAAATTGGCATCGGGATCAATACGGGAAACTTGATGCTGGGAACGGTAGGGGGTCGGTCGCGGATGGACAGTACCGTGATTAGCGATGCAGTCAATTTGGCATCCCGCATGGAAGGATTGACCAAAACCTACGGCGTATCGCTGCTCATCTCCCACGAGACGTTTTTGCGCTTGAGCGATCCCTTTGAGTACGACTTTCGCTTGGTCGATCGCGTGGCGGTTAAAGGCAAGTCTAACCGGGTATCGGTTTTTGAAGTTTTTAACGCCGATCCCCCAGAGTTGCGCGCGGGAAAATTGGCAACCAAAACTCAGTTTGAACAAGCACTCGTGAATTATTACCTGCAAGACTGGACGGCAGCCGCAGAAGGGTTTAGCGCCTGTTTGCAGCATAATCCGCGCGATCGCGCCGCAAAAATTTATCTTCAGCGCACCCAAAAACCACAATCCCCCTCTCCACAGAACGAAAGCGAACGACCCTGGATGTATCCCCAATGGCAACCCGTTATTGTGAATTGA
- a CDS encoding response regulator — protein MPNAAILCVDDEVVILKSLEIELQEAFASNYLYEFAESADEALEIIDEFDEEDVRILIIVSDWLMPGIKGDEFLIQVHQKFPKIIKVMLTGQADEEAIERAEQHANLYRCLHKPWNREELIQTIQSALAQL, from the coding sequence ATGCCAAACGCTGCCATTCTCTGCGTCGATGATGAAGTTGTAATTTTAAAAAGCTTGGAAATCGAACTCCAAGAAGCATTTGCTAGCAACTATTTGTACGAATTTGCTGAAAGTGCCGATGAAGCTTTGGAGATTATTGACGAGTTTGATGAAGAAGATGTCCGAATTTTAATTATTGTTTCCGATTGGTTAATGCCCGGAATTAAAGGCGATGAGTTTCTCATTCAGGTGCATCAAAAATTCCCTAAGATTATAAAAGTGATGCTCACCGGACAAGCAGATGAGGAAGCCATCGAACGCGCCGAGCAGCACGCTAACTTGTATCGATGCCTGCACAAACCTTGGAATCGCGAGGAACTGATTCAAACTATTCAGTCTGCTCTGGCTCAACTATGA
- a CDS encoding PAS domain-containing sensor histidine kinase: MKFFTQHLTARISSYFLLLSLMTVGIVGGVAFLRAREALKEEAFNRLSVAASLKEQEIDRWFEDQERNFFITTQFPEVKEQLQTLLNKQTPPENYQRAYEQLSAHLKDVAKVSPNFSEIFILDRANRTLVSTNSNREGQYTVAGNFTYFDFEQIDSGMPIPPIFYVSPATGKTTVTFAAPLRNAQGERVGAILAHLNLDRIDRIVRAGTGLGESSETYLIGSLVTASDFISKSETQTKEFPDGVSSAGIDAAMQGGSGSQLYLNYNGVPVVGVYRWLSEQDIALLVELHQSEAFDPARQLAIAIILAGLLAAGLLSFGVYWLAKRISRPILAIADAATQVAAGNLERAAPVLTQDEVGILARNFNAMTQQLKTSFAALTESERKLSQFLDAIPAGVFVIDPQGKPTYINQTGQTLLGRGLVDSSSSEPLSAAYSAYISGTEEIYPPDRLPSALALQGESTIADDMEIRRPDKTIPLEVRGTPIYDEEGNIIYAIAVFQDIIQRKKAEKVLADYSHTLEQQVQERTQELSQTLHHLKTTQEELIHSEKMAALGQLVAGVAHEINTPLGAISSSIRNISNFLAENLKLFFATLPGLPPEQQQSFLEVLQHTGQNPNSLSTREQRKLKRALTRNLEANEIENAPIVANFLMGIGLYDDIEPWLPFLQNPESKKTLQMAYQFANVQSSTRTISTAADRAGKVVFALKSYARYDSTGELIETNILDGIETVLTLYQNQLKHGVEVVKNYEPSLPRIRCYPDELNQVWTNLIHNALQAMDNRGVLTIDARQLEDAIAISISDSGTGISPEVLPKIFKPFFTTKPPGEGSGLGLDIVKKIVNKHDGEINVNSVPGKTAFTVSLPIKRSINSQGS, from the coding sequence ATGAAATTCTTTACTCAGCATTTGACTGCGAGAATTAGCAGCTATTTTCTACTCCTTTCGTTAATGACGGTGGGGATTGTCGGTGGTGTTGCCTTTTTGCGAGCCAGGGAAGCATTAAAAGAAGAAGCATTCAATCGACTCAGCGTCGCCGCCTCTCTCAAAGAGCAAGAAATCGATCGCTGGTTTGAAGACCAAGAACGCAACTTCTTTATTACCACCCAATTTCCGGAGGTCAAAGAACAACTCCAAACCCTCCTTAACAAACAAACCCCCCCCGAAAATTACCAACGGGCATACGAGCAGCTTTCAGCCCATTTGAAAGACGTTGCCAAAGTTTCCCCCAACTTTAGCGAAATCTTCATTCTCGATCGCGCCAATCGTACCCTTGTCTCCACCAACTCCAACCGCGAAGGTCAATACACCGTTGCCGGCAACTTCACCTACTTTGACTTCGAGCAAATCGATTCGGGAATGCCCATTCCCCCCATCTTCTACGTTTCCCCCGCAACGGGCAAAACCACCGTCACCTTTGCCGCTCCCCTCCGCAACGCACAGGGAGAGCGCGTTGGCGCGATTTTAGCTCACCTCAACCTCGATCGCATCGATCGCATTGTTCGAGCAGGAACGGGGTTAGGGGAAAGTAGTGAAACCTATTTAATCGGATCTCTGGTCACCGCCAGCGACTTCATCTCCAAAAGCGAGACGCAAACCAAAGAATTTCCCGATGGGGTCAGCAGTGCGGGAATCGATGCGGCAATGCAAGGGGGAAGCGGTTCTCAACTATATCTCAACTATAATGGCGTTCCCGTCGTGGGGGTGTATCGCTGGTTGTCCGAGCAAGATATTGCCCTGTTGGTGGAATTGCACCAATCCGAAGCCTTTGACCCCGCGCGACAACTAGCGATCGCGATTATTTTAGCGGGCTTGCTCGCAGCCGGACTCCTTTCTTTTGGCGTGTATTGGCTGGCAAAGCGCATCAGCCGACCGATTTTAGCGATCGCGGATGCCGCAACCCAAGTTGCAGCAGGGAATTTGGAGCGCGCGGCTCCGGTGTTAACCCAAGATGAAGTCGGAATTTTGGCGAGGAACTTCAACGCCATGACCCAGCAGTTGAAAACCTCCTTCGCCGCCCTCACCGAAAGCGAGCGCAAACTCTCCCAATTCCTCGATGCCATTCCCGCCGGAGTCTTTGTCATCGATCCCCAAGGGAAACCGACATATATCAACCAAACCGGGCAAACCCTTCTCGGTCGCGGGCTGGTCGATTCCAGCTCCTCAGAGCCGCTCTCTGCCGCCTACAGTGCCTATATTTCCGGAACCGAGGAAATTTACCCTCCCGATCGACTTCCCTCCGCCCTGGCGCTGCAAGGGGAGAGTACGATCGCAGACGACATGGAGATCCGCCGACCCGACAAAACGATCCCTTTAGAAGTGCGAGGAACGCCCATTTACGATGAAGAGGGCAATATTATTTACGCGATCGCGGTTTTCCAAGATATCATTCAACGCAAAAAAGCCGAAAAAGTCCTCGCTGACTACAGTCACACCCTCGAACAACAAGTCCAAGAACGCACCCAAGAACTCTCCCAAACCCTCCATCACCTCAAAACCACTCAAGAAGAACTGATTCACTCAGAAAAAATGGCAGCCCTCGGACAACTCGTCGCCGGAGTGGCACACGAAATTAATACTCCCCTCGGCGCAATCTCCTCCTCCATTCGCAACATTTCTAATTTCCTCGCAGAAAATCTAAAACTCTTTTTTGCGACCCTTCCCGGTTTGCCCCCAGAACAACAACAATCCTTCCTTGAAGTGCTGCAACACACCGGGCAAAATCCCAACAGTTTGTCTACGCGGGAACAGCGAAAACTCAAACGGGCGCTGACGCGCAACCTCGAAGCCAACGAAATTGAGAATGCACCCATCGTCGCCAATTTCTTGATGGGTATTGGGTTATACGACGATATCGAGCCTTGGCTGCCCTTCCTGCAAAACCCAGAGAGCAAAAAAACCTTACAAATGGCGTATCAATTTGCCAACGTTCAAAGCAGCACGCGCACCATCTCAACCGCCGCAGATCGAGCTGGGAAAGTGGTGTTCGCTCTGAAGAGTTACGCTCGTTACGACTCAACGGGAGAGTTAATCGAAACCAATATACTTGATGGGATTGAAACAGTTTTAACCCTTTACCAAAACCAACTCAAACACGGCGTTGAAGTGGTGAAGAACTACGAACCGTCTTTACCCAGAATTCGGTGCTATCCCGACGAACTCAATCAAGTTTGGACGAATCTGATTCACAATGCCCTGCAAGCAATGGATAATCGAGGCGTTCTAACGATCGATGCCCGTCAATTGGAGGACGCGATCGCAATTAGCATCTCTGATAGCGGCACAGGAATTTCGCCAGAAGTTCTACCCAAAATCTTCAAGCCGTTTTTCACTACAAAACCGCCAGGAGAAGGAAGCGGATTGGGATTAGATATTGTTAAAAAAATTGTCAACAAACACGATGGAGAAATTAACGTCAATAGCGTCCCAGGAAAGACTGCATTTACAGTTTCATTGCCCATTAAACGATCGATAAATTCTCAAGGGAGTTAA
- a CDS encoding ABC transporter substrate-binding protein, whose product MLLKIPPGFKVRRPRQFATAIACLTISLTLVGCPASKETPSGTSPKSPAQNDVLTIWWNKGYLLEEDEALRKIVRDWESKTGKKVKLSFETEDDLPQKAERALKTGRSPDILFSTRAEYELIPRLAWEGKLADVSEVMNPVEESFSPAALQAVSLYDKTAEKRSYYAIPIYQATIYIHYWRDLVEQAGKQPSDIPQDWDGFWNFWKTIQENLPSEQNEKIHGLGITVSPKSSDTYYFFEQVLEAYSVELLDEEGQLQVDDPKVRQGIIQSLRWIAQLYKENYIPPGAVQWLNPDNNFNLLNRLTVMSPNPTLSIPAAQRQEEEIYLNKLGTLEFPNKPNGDPMRYIVSVRQAAIFSKSKNQGLAKEFLAYLVRPENLDTYIKAASGRYAPITKSGWEDPFWRDRADPHIAIATKMLADRPTRPFYFALNPAYAQVLEENLWGEALNRILVENATPETAADEAIARMKEIFEEWK is encoded by the coding sequence ATGCTGCTCAAAATTCCCCCTGGTTTCAAAGTGCGTCGCCCAAGGCAATTTGCTACCGCGATCGCGTGTCTTACCATCAGCTTAACCCTCGTTGGCTGCCCTGCCTCAAAAGAAACCCCTTCCGGAACCTCCCCCAAATCTCCCGCACAAAACGACGTTCTCACCATTTGGTGGAATAAAGGTTATCTCCTAGAAGAAGACGAAGCCTTGCGGAAAATCGTGCGAGATTGGGAAAGCAAGACAGGAAAAAAAGTAAAACTTTCCTTTGAAACAGAAGACGATCTGCCGCAAAAAGCAGAACGAGCGCTAAAAACAGGAAGATCTCCAGATATTCTCTTTTCAACTCGCGCAGAGTACGAATTGATTCCGCGTTTGGCGTGGGAAGGGAAACTGGCGGATGTTTCGGAAGTAATGAACCCCGTTGAAGAATCCTTCTCCCCTGCTGCATTGCAAGCAGTCTCCCTATACGACAAGACAGCAGAAAAACGCAGCTACTACGCCATCCCCATTTATCAAGCCACGATTTATATTCACTATTGGCGGGATTTAGTCGAACAAGCCGGGAAACAACCCAGCGACATTCCCCAAGACTGGGATGGGTTTTGGAATTTCTGGAAAACGATTCAAGAGAATTTACCCAGCGAACAAAACGAAAAAATTCACGGCTTAGGGATTACTGTCTCTCCTAAATCCTCAGATACCTACTACTTTTTTGAACAGGTTTTAGAAGCCTACAGCGTCGAACTGCTGGATGAAGAAGGACAGTTACAAGTAGACGATCCTAAAGTCCGCCAAGGGATTATTCAAAGCTTACGTTGGATCGCACAACTCTATAAAGAAAATTATATTCCTCCCGGAGCGGTGCAATGGCTCAATCCAGACAATAACTTCAACTTGCTCAATCGTCTGACGGTGATGTCACCCAATCCCACCCTTTCGATTCCCGCCGCTCAACGTCAAGAGGAAGAGATTTATTTAAACAAACTGGGAACCTTAGAGTTTCCCAACAAACCCAATGGCGATCCTATGCGTTATATCGTCTCCGTTCGCCAAGCGGCAATTTTCTCCAAGTCCAAAAATCAAGGGTTAGCGAAGGAATTTCTCGCTTATCTCGTTCGACCCGAAAACCTAGACACCTATATTAAAGCCGCGTCGGGTCGTTATGCGCCCATTACGAAAAGTGGATGGGAAGATCCCTTTTGGCGCGATCGCGCCGATCCCCATATCGCGATCGCGACTAAAATGCTAGCAGACCGCCCTACGCGCCCCTTCTACTTCGCTCTCAATCCGGCATACGCCCAAGTCTTAGAAGAAAACCTTTGGGGAGAAGCCCTCAACCGCATTTTGGTAGAAAATGCGACCCCCGAAACCGCAGCCGACGAAGCGATCGCGCGGATGAAAGAGATTTTTGAAGAATGGAAGTAG